Proteins from a genomic interval of Quercus lobata isolate SW786 chromosome 11, ValleyOak3.0 Primary Assembly, whole genome shotgun sequence:
- the LOC115969600 gene encoding B3 domain-containing transcription factor VRN1-like isoform X2: MASRPRTRRMGVESTDKRERRCKYPTRDPETFFKIVLNEKILRLPEIFLQKFGDQLSSIATVNGPNGRVWQLGLEKDENGTWFSDGWDKFLDYHSISNGHILIFKYEGNSTFNVLFMFDMTAGKIDYPIDSLSSDAERNSAANEEEEKDFGYNDISVSTTYSPSQNSSESWSSDEYFSQGVLKKRNKYTTWTDRKKRHIRKGACSGGQAATQSCDKCGHHKESEFAKFDEEAAKTPKEDRFYSSGKRNPKSKYTTLGFSKFSKTIQAARKRARKAADMFQSEYPFFKAILRRHNIYNSFVYVPAGFAMKYLPSESITLQDSEGKPFPARCFYREGSGAGRSIGKGWATFAREHDLEEGDVLVFELINRETIVLEVHIFRAIDYSGM; encoded by the exons atgGCGTCTAGGCCAAGGACTCGGCGCATGGGAGTGGAGTCCACAGACAAGCGTGAACGGCGTTGCAAGTATCCCACAAGGGATCCCGAGACTTTCTTCAAGATTGTTCTCAACGAAAAGATACtt AGGCtgccagaaatttttttacagaAATTTGGGgaccaactttcttctattgcTACAGTCAATGGTCCCAATGGTCGGGTTTGGCAATTGGGTTTGGAGAAAGATGAAAATGGCACTTGGTTTAGTGATGGCTGGGACAAGTTTTTGGATTACCACTCTATCAGTAATGGCCATATTTTAATCTtcaaatatgaaggaaattcaaCTTTCAATGTTCTTTTTATGTTCGATATGACTGCTGGCAAGATTGATTATCCCATTGACAGTCTAAGTAGCGATGCAGAACGTAATTCAGCAGCGAATGAAGAAGAGGAGAAAGATTTTGGGTATAATGATATATCGGTTTCAACTACTTATAGCCCTTCTCAGAACTCTTCAGAAAGTTGGTCTTCTGATGAGTATTTTAGTCAAGGAGTACTCAAAAAGCGTAATAAATATACAACTTGGACTGATAGAAAGAAAAGGCACATAAGAAAGGGTGCATGTAGTGGTGGACAAGCAGCTACTCAATCCTGTGATAAATGTGGTCATCACAAAGAAAGTGAATTTGCAAAATTTGATGAGGAAGCTGCAAAAACTCCTAAGGAAGACAGGTTCTATTCTTCGGGCAAAAggaatccaaaatccaaatata CAACTCTcgggttttccaaattttctaaAACGATCCAAGCAGCAAGGAAAAGGGCAAGAAAAGCTGCCGATATGTTTCAGTCTGAATATCCTTTTTTCAAAGCTATCTTGCGGCGTCATAACATATATAATAGTTTTGTG TATGTGCCTGCTGGATTTGCTATGAAGTATCTTCCTTCAGAGTCCATCACACTTCAGGATTCTGAGGGAAAACCGTTCCCTGCACGATGCTTCTATAGAGAGGGTTCAGGTGCAGGAAGGAGTATAGGCAAGGGATGGGCTACATTTGCTAGGGAACATGATTTGGAAGAAGGAGATGTCCTTGTCTTTGAGCTGATCAACCGAGAGACTATTGTCTTAGAAGTTCACATATTTCGTGCGATTGATTATTCAGGGATGTAA
- the LOC115969600 gene encoding B3 domain-containing transcription factor VRN1-like isoform X1 → MASRPRTRRMGVESTDKRERRCKYPTRDPETFFKIVLNEKILRLPEIFLQKFGDQLSSIATVNGPNGRVWQLGLEKDENGTWFSDGWDKFLDYHSISNGHILIFKYEGNSTFNVLFMFDMTAGKIDYPIDSLSSDAERNSAANEEEEKDFGYNDISVSTTYSPSQNSSESWSSDEYFSQGVLKKRNKYTTWTDRKKRHIRKGACSGGQAATQSCDKCGHHKESEFAKFDEEAAKTPKEDRFYSSGKRNPKSKYKLDDFSATLGFSKFSKTIQAARKRARKAADMFQSEYPFFKAILRRHNIYNSFVYVPAGFAMKYLPSESITLQDSEGKPFPARCFYREGSGAGRSIGKGWATFAREHDLEEGDVLVFELINRETIVLEVHIFRAIDYSGM, encoded by the exons atgGCGTCTAGGCCAAGGACTCGGCGCATGGGAGTGGAGTCCACAGACAAGCGTGAACGGCGTTGCAAGTATCCCACAAGGGATCCCGAGACTTTCTTCAAGATTGTTCTCAACGAAAAGATACtt AGGCtgccagaaatttttttacagaAATTTGGGgaccaactttcttctattgcTACAGTCAATGGTCCCAATGGTCGGGTTTGGCAATTGGGTTTGGAGAAAGATGAAAATGGCACTTGGTTTAGTGATGGCTGGGACAAGTTTTTGGATTACCACTCTATCAGTAATGGCCATATTTTAATCTtcaaatatgaaggaaattcaaCTTTCAATGTTCTTTTTATGTTCGATATGACTGCTGGCAAGATTGATTATCCCATTGACAGTCTAAGTAGCGATGCAGAACGTAATTCAGCAGCGAATGAAGAAGAGGAGAAAGATTTTGGGTATAATGATATATCGGTTTCAACTACTTATAGCCCTTCTCAGAACTCTTCAGAAAGTTGGTCTTCTGATGAGTATTTTAGTCAAGGAGTACTCAAAAAGCGTAATAAATATACAACTTGGACTGATAGAAAGAAAAGGCACATAAGAAAGGGTGCATGTAGTGGTGGACAAGCAGCTACTCAATCCTGTGATAAATGTGGTCATCACAAAGAAAGTGAATTTGCAAAATTTGATGAGGAAGCTGCAAAAACTCCTAAGGAAGACAGGTTCTATTCTTCGGGCAAAAggaatccaaaatccaaatata AATTAGATGATTTTTCAGCAACTCTcgggttttccaaattttctaaAACGATCCAAGCAGCAAGGAAAAGGGCAAGAAAAGCTGCCGATATGTTTCAGTCTGAATATCCTTTTTTCAAAGCTATCTTGCGGCGTCATAACATATATAATAGTTTTGTG TATGTGCCTGCTGGATTTGCTATGAAGTATCTTCCTTCAGAGTCCATCACACTTCAGGATTCTGAGGGAAAACCGTTCCCTGCACGATGCTTCTATAGAGAGGGTTCAGGTGCAGGAAGGAGTATAGGCAAGGGATGGGCTACATTTGCTAGGGAACATGATTTGGAAGAAGGAGATGTCCTTGTCTTTGAGCTGATCAACCGAGAGACTATTGTCTTAGAAGTTCACATATTTCGTGCGATTGATTATTCAGGGATGTAA
- the LOC115969121 gene encoding putative B3 domain-containing protein At5g66980, with translation MVKNMSSTTTKRCTRFFKVFLPEYCSERLRIPDAFISQLDRSVPKKAILRSGNRKIWHVKVGKISDGVFFLSGWQEFVKDNLIKLGDFLVFQYNGHDVFGFKLFGNSGCEKEEIKTHVSINNRFEYIKEEEEAEETEEEENDSDNDDDEDYEDEVRNKKKKAKNIRKKRPWTKYCDRGQKKIVWKISRGLGKLVL, from the exons ATGGTGAAGAACATGAGCAGCACCACCACAAAGAGATGCACTAGATTCTTCAAAGTGTTCCTACCAGAGTACTGCTCCGAGAGATTG CGTATTCCAGATGCTTTCATCTCACAATTAGACAGATCTGTGCCTAAGAAGGCCATACTCAGAAGTGGTAATAGGAAAATCTGGCATGTGAAGGTGGGAAAAATTAGTGATGGTGTGTTTTTCCTAAGTGGTTGGCAGGAATTTGTTAAAGATAATCTTATAAAGCTAGGAGATTTTTTGGTTTTCCAATACAATGGTCATGATGTGTTTGGTTTCAAATTATTTGGGAATTCTGGGTGTGAGAAGGAAGAGATTAAAACTCATGTAAGCATTAATAATAGATTTGAATACAtaaaggaggaggaggaagcagAGGAGAcggaagaggaagaaaatgatagtgacaatgatgatgatgaggattaTGAGGATGAAGTgagaaacaagaagaaaaaggcaaaaaataTCCGCAAGAAAAGGCCATGGACTAAATATTGTGATAGAGGACAGAAAAAGATTGTTTGGAAAATCAGTA GAGGTTTAGGAAAATTGGTGCTGTGA
- the LOC115967413 gene encoding uncharacterized protein LOC115967413: protein MATLSPPTITATSTTTIASSRRMKKNVNYISGLNSFGGLKAHNSVASLGLPVCTEQSFAKVVSSLKVPSKSKGRGGGALSSTCNAGGEIFKIAVIMNALTLVGVAVGFILLRIEAFVEESE, encoded by the coding sequence ATGGCCACTCTATCTCCACCTACCATTACTGCTACTTCTACCACTACCATTGCCAGCTCTAGGAGGATGAAGAAGAATGTGAATTACATATCTGGGCTGAACTCTTTTGGCGGGTTGAAGGCTCACAATAGTGTAGCCTCACTAGGCCTTCCAGTATGCACTGAGCAATCCTTTGCTAAGGTTGTGAGCTCCTTGAAAGTTCCATCAAAGAGCAAAGGTAGAGGTGGGGGAGCTCTGTCTTCTACTTGTAATGCTGGTGGTGAGATATTCAAGATTGCAGTCATCATGAATGCGCTGACTCTTGTTGGAGTGGCAGTGGGGTTTATTCTTCTTCGAATTGAAGCTTTTGTTGAAGAGTCTGAgtga
- the LOC115967412 gene encoding transmembrane protein 45B, translated as MGTFVGHIVPGLALTLLGLWHTINTIRAYFLKGPANFRIRFWYPFGGSLSKLKHLELIFILCFSVFAILMQVLDYPFFRFAFRLDSFEHATMFLHLVIFAGFTLSAELTHSLEILSGVVGILAATVFGQELFLLHFHSADHVGLEGHYHWLLQLIVLISFIVALAATCFPTSFPAALVLSISVVLQGCWFMIMGFMLWAPQFVPKGCVMFLTEASSDNMLGAVSCNSDEADTRAKALANLQFSWMLSGILIFTGCICLKLAGKFTLRGQSTEYEQLHSRGVDLPVLIDGFKQPHP; from the coding sequence ATGGGTACATTTGTTGGGCACATAGTACCTGGTTTGGCACTCACTCTCTTAGGTCTATGGCACACCATCAACACAATTAGAGCCTACTTTCTAAAAGGCCCTGCTAACTTCAGAATAAGGTTTTGGTACCCATTTGGTGGCTCTCTATCCAAACTTAAACACCTGGAGCTTATTTTCATCctgtgtttttcagtttttgcaaTACTTATGCAAGTTCTAGACTACCCTTTCTTTCGTTTTGCTTTCAGGCTTGACAGCTTTGAGCATGCAACCATGTTCCTCCACCTGGTTATTTTTGCAGGTTTTACCCTTTCTGCAGAGCTGACTCATTCATTAGAGATCCTCTCTGGAGTTGTAGGAATCCTTGCAGCCACTGTATTTGGTCAAGAACTTTTTCTACTTCATTTCCACTCTGCTGACCATGTTGGACTTGAAGGCCACTACCATTGGCTATTGCAGCTCATAGTTTTAATCTCTTTCATAGTAGCTCTGGCAGCAACTTGTTTTCCCACTAGTTTTCCTGCAGCTCTTGTTCTTTCGATTTCAGTTGTGCTCCAAGGCTGCTGGTTTATGATTATGGGATTTATGCTGTGGGCTCCCCAGTTTGTCCCAAAAGGCTGTGTTATGTTTTTGACTGAGGCTAGCAGTGATAACATGCTTGGAGCAGTCAGTTGCAACTCTGATGAGGCTGATACGAGAGCTAAAGCACTGGCTAATTTGCAATTCAGTTGGATGCTTTCTGGAATATTGATATTTACAGGATGTATTTGCTTGAAATTAGCTGGAAAATTCACCCTAAGGGGACAGTCAACTGAGTATGAGCAACTTCACAGTAGAGGTGTGGATCTCCCTGTATTAATTGATGGCTTCAAGCAACCTCATCCATAA
- the LOC115967411 gene encoding pentatricopeptide repeat-containing protein At2g15630, mitochondrial-like, producing the protein MMPHKILNLQAFKHHKLKPILFPIDSSPSLALFSSTPQPNSSPQTQTLPQYATANPPPITLNYLQNSIQSSQWHLIKHLAPNLTPSLISTTLFNLHKTPQLVLEFITHIEFRRLDIKACCLAIAIVARLPSPKATLQLLKQAISSGIASIGVIFNELALARDSLSIKSSIVFDLLIRACCELKRADEAFECFNMMKEKGIVPKIETCNNMLSLLSKVNRTQAAWVLYAEMFRLRIKSSVFTFNIMINVLCKEGKLKKAKEFIGFMEGLGIKPNIVTYNTLVHGFCSRGKVEVAQMIVKSMKGKGVEPDSYTYGSLISGMCKEGKLEEASGLLGKMVDNGLVPSAVTYNALIDGYCNKGNLEMAFCYRDEMVRKGIMPSVSTYNLLIHALFLEAKMSEADDLIKEMGEKGLVPDAITYNIMINGFCRCGNAIKAFRLHDEMMTKGIQPTGVTYTSLIYVLSKRNRMKEADDLFERIQRKGVLPDLVMFNALIDGHCANGSMDRAFSLLKEMDRMKVPPDEVTYNTLMQGRCREGKVEEARELLNEMKRRGIKPDHISYNTLISGYSRRGDIKDALRVRDEMLSIGFNPTLLTYNALIKGLSKNQEADHAEELLREMTSKGITPDDSTYLSLIEGIGKDDNSVGNGDC; encoded by the coding sequence ATGATGCCCCACAAAATACTCAATTTGCAAGCATTCAAACACCACAAGCTCAAGCCCATCCTCTTCCCCATAGATTCATCTCCCTCCCTTGCTCTTTTCTCTTCAACCCCTCAACCAAACAGCTCCCCACAAACCCAGACCCTCCCTCAATATGCCACGGCGAACCCTCCACCAATCACCCTGAACTACCTCCAAAACTCCATCCAATCTTCTCAATGGCATTTGATCAAACACCTTGCGCCAAACCTCACTCCCTCTCTAATCTCCACCACCCTATTCAACCTTCACAAAACCCCGCAGCTTGTTCTTGAGTTTATAACACACATTGAGTTCCGTCGTCTTGATATCAAAGCTTGTTGCCTTGCCATCGCTATTGTTGCCCGCCTCCCATCACCAAAGGCCACTCTACAACTCTTAAAGCAAGCCATTTCTAGTGGCATCGCTTCAATTGGAGTAATTTTCAACGAGTTGGCGCTTGCCCGTGATAGTTTGAGTATAAAAAGTAGTATTGTTTTTGATTTGTTGATCAGGGCTTGCTGTGAATTGAAGAGGGCTGATGAggcttttgagtgttttaatATGATGAAGGAAAAGGGTATTGTACCCAAGATTGAAACTTGTAATAATATGTTGAGTTTGTTGTCAAAGGTGAATAGAACGCAGGCGGCATGGGTTTTGTATGCTGAGATGTTTAGGTTGAGGATAAAATCGAGCGTGTTTACATTTAATATAATGATTAATGTGTTGTGTAAGGAAGGGAAGTTGAAGAAGGCAAAGGAGTTTATTGGGTTTATGGAGGGTTTAGGGATTAAGCCTAATATTGTCACATATAATACGCTAGTACATGGGTTTTGTTCTAGAGGGAAGGTTGAAGTGGCTCAAATGATTGTTAAATCCATGAAAGGCAAAGGTGTTGAACCAGATTCATACACCTATGGTTCGCTTATTAGTGGGATGTGTAAGGAGGGAAAGCTTGAGGAGGCATCTGGGCTACTTGGTAAAATGGTGGACAATGGGTTGGTTCCAAGTGCTGTGACATACAATGCTTTGATTGATGGGTATTGCAATAAAGGGAATTTGGAGATGGCTTTTTGTTATAGGGATGAGATGGTTAGGAAGGGCATAATGCCAAGTGTGTCAACATACAATTTGTTaattcatgcattgtttttggAGGCTAAAATGAGTGAGGCTGATGATTTGATAAAGGAAATGGGAGAGAAAGGTTTGGTTCCTGATGCCATTACATATAACATCATGATTAATGGGTTTTGCAGATGTGGAAATGCAATAAAAGCTTTTAGGCTCCATGATGAGATGATGACTAAAGGGATTCAGCCTACAGGGGTAACTTATACCTCACTCATTTATGTTTTGAGTAAACGTAATAGAATGAAGGAAGCAGATGATTTATTTGAGAGGATACAACGTAAAGGTGTGTTGCCAGATCTTGTAATGTTCAACGCCTTGATTGATGGTCACTGTGCTAATGGTAGTATGGACCGTGCATTTTCTCTTTTGAAAGAGATGGATAGGATGAAGGTTCCTCCTGATGAAGTGACTTACAATACATTAATGCAAGGGCGCTGTAGGGAGGGGAAAGTTGAAGAAGCTCGTGAACTTCTCAATGAGATGAAGAGAAGGGGGATCAAGCCAGATCATATTAGTTACAATACTCTCATTAGTGGCTATAGTAGAAGAGGTGATATCAAGGATGCGTTGAGAGTTCGGGATGAGATGTTGAGTATAGGTTTCAATCCCACACTTCTTACTTACAATGCCCTTATAAAAGGTCTAAGCAAAAACCAAGAAGCCGATCATGCTGAAGAGCTCCTCAGAGAAATGACAAGTAAAGGGATAACACCTGATGACAGCACCTATCTCTCTTTAATTGAAGGGATTGGCAAAGATGATAACTCTGTGGGAAATggtgattgttaa
- the LOC115966836 gene encoding pentatricopeptide repeat-containing protein At2g15630, mitochondrial-like, with the protein MPDCIRHSMASSNTAHRHQNFSQHSEWVRAYCELKRVDEAFECFNMMKEKGIVPKIETCNDMLSLLSKVNRTQAAWVLYAEMFRLRIKSSVYTFNIMINVLCKEGKLKKAKEFIRFLEGLGIKPNIVTYNTLVHGFCSRGKVEVAQMIVNSMKGKGVKLDSYTYGSLISGMCKEGKLEEAARLLGKMVDNGLVPSAVTYNALIDGYCNKENLEMAFCYRDEMVRKGIMPSVSTYNLLIHALFLETKMSEVDDLIKEMGEKGLVSDAITYNIMINGYCRCGNAIKAFRLHDEMMIKGIQPTGVTYTSLIYVLSKCNRMKEVDDLFERIQRKGVLPDLVMFNALIDGHCANGSMDHAFSLLKEMDRMKAPPDEVTYNTLMQGHCREGKVEEARELLNEMKRKGIKPDHISYKTLTR; encoded by the exons atgcccgattgcatccgccactCAATGGCTTCTTCTAATACTGCCCATAggcaccaaaacttctctcaacactCAGAATGGGTGAG GGCTTACTGTGAATTGAAGAGGGTTGATGAGGCTTTTGAATGTTTTAATATGATGAAGGAAAAGGGTATTGTACCCAAGATTGAAACCTGTAATGATATGTTGAGTTTGCTGTCAAAGGTGAATAGAACGCAGGCGGCATGGGTTTTGTATGCTGAGATGTTTAGGTTGAGGATAAAATCGAGCGTGTATACATTTAATATAATGATTAATGTGTTGTGTAAGGAAGGGAAGTTGAAGAAGGCAAAGGAGTTTATTAGGTTTCTGGAGGGTTTAGGGATTAAGCCTAATATTGTCACATATAATACGCTAGTACATGGGTTTTGTTCTAGAGGGAAGGTTGAAGTGGCTCAAATGATTGTTAATTCCATGAAAGGCAAAGGTGTTAAACTAGATTCATACACCTATGGTTCGCTTATTAGTGGGATGTGTAAGGAGGGAAAGCTTGAGGAGGCAGCTAGGCTACTTGGTAAAATGGTGGACAATGGGTTGGTTCCAAGTGCTGTGACATACAATGCTTTGATTGATGGGTATTGCAATAAAGAGAATTTGGAGATGGCTTTTTGTTATAGGGATGAGATGGTTAGGAAGGGCATAATGCCAAGTGTGTCAACTTACAATTTGTTaattcatgcattgtttttggAGACTAAAATGAGTGAGGTTGATGATTTGATAAAGGAAATGGGAGAGAAAGGTTTGGTTTCTGATGCCATTACATATAACATCATGATTAATGGGTATTGCAGATGTGGAAATGCAATAAAAGCTTTTAGGCTCCATGATGAGATGATGATTAAAGGGATTCAGCCTACAGGGGTAACATATACCTCACTCATTTATGTTTTGAGTAAATGCAATAGAATGAAGGAAGTAGATGATTTATTTGAGAGGATACAACGTAAAGGTGTGTTGCCAGATCTTGTAATGTTCAACGCCTTGATTGATGGTCATTGTGCTAATGGTAGTATGGACCATGCATTTTCTCTTTTGAAAGAGATGGATAGGATGAAGGCTCCTCCTGATGAAGTGACTTACAATACATTAATGCAAGGGCACTGTAGGGAGGGGAAAGTTGAAGAAGCTCGTGAACTTCTCAATGAGATGAAGAGAAAGGGGATCAAGCCAGATCATATTAGTTACAAAACTCTCACGAGGTGA